In Brevibacillus brevis, a genomic segment contains:
- the rplM gene encoding 50S ribosomal protein L13 has protein sequence MRTTYMAKPLEVERKWYIVDAEGQTLGRLASEVASILRGKLKPEFTPHVDAGDFVIVINADKVKLTGKKLQDKIYYTHSLYPGGLKKTTAGDMLNKKPERMFELAVKGMLPKNSLGRQMFTKLKVYAGTEHPHAAQKPEAWQIRG, from the coding sequence ATGCGTACCACATATATGGCGAAACCGCTCGAAGTTGAGCGTAAATGGTACATCGTTGACGCAGAAGGCCAAACGCTGGGCCGTCTGGCTAGCGAAGTAGCTTCGATCCTGCGCGGCAAACTGAAACCTGAATTTACTCCTCACGTTGATGCTGGCGATTTCGTAATCGTAATCAACGCTGACAAGGTAAAACTGACAGGTAAAAAACTGCAAGACAAAATCTACTACACTCACTCCCTGTATCCAGGTGGTTTGAAAAAGACCACTGCAGGTGACATGCTGAACAAGAAGCCAGAGCGCATGTTCGAGCTGGCTGTAAAAGGCATGCTGCCTAAGAACAGCCTGGGACGTCAAATGTTCACCAAGCTGAAAGTATACGCTGGAACTGAGCATCCGCACGCAGCACAAAAACCAGAAGCTTGGCAAATTCGCGGTTAA
- a CDS encoding energy-coupling factor transporter ATPase produces the protein MQITFDQVSHIYGKGTPFERLALKEVSLTIPSGSFVGIIGQTGSGKSTLIQHLNGLLSPSSGRIVLGDVVITPTQRLPHARRRDIGLVFQYPEHQLFEETVAKDVSFGPLNFDLPAEMVESRTRESLEVVGLDYDTVKDRSPFQLSGGQMRRVAIAGVLAMQPKVLVLDEPTAGLDPAGRKAILEGIHRIHRQQGLTTLLVTHSMEEAARYADYLLVMSAGQVVLQGTPGEVFTQADLLKKLSLDVPETVAMVSQMNQCLPEDEQLPRSLYREEALIDHLLTRLSVLKEG, from the coding sequence ATGCAGATTACTTTTGACCAAGTAAGCCACATCTACGGCAAAGGAACGCCGTTTGAACGGCTTGCGTTGAAAGAGGTTTCCTTGACGATTCCGTCAGGTTCCTTTGTTGGCATTATCGGGCAAACCGGCTCCGGGAAATCGACCTTGATCCAGCATTTGAACGGGCTGCTTTCCCCGTCATCGGGCCGGATCGTTTTGGGAGATGTGGTGATTACCCCTACCCAGCGACTCCCCCATGCCAGACGACGAGATATCGGCCTAGTGTTTCAATACCCCGAGCACCAGCTGTTCGAAGAGACTGTAGCCAAAGACGTCTCCTTTGGCCCGCTCAATTTTGACTTGCCTGCGGAAATGGTCGAATCGCGGACACGAGAGTCGTTGGAGGTCGTCGGACTCGATTACGATACAGTCAAAGACCGCTCCCCCTTTCAGCTGAGCGGCGGGCAAATGAGGCGTGTTGCCATCGCGGGCGTTTTGGCCATGCAGCCGAAAGTGCTGGTGCTGGATGAACCGACGGCTGGACTGGATCCTGCCGGTCGCAAGGCAATCCTGGAAGGGATTCATCGCATTCATCGACAGCAGGGCTTGACCACGCTTTTGGTTACGCACAGCATGGAGGAAGCTGCCCGCTATGCCGATTACTTGCTCGTCATGTCGGCGGGACAAGTTGTACTGCAGGGGACGCCCGGCGAGGTGTTCACGCAGGCAGACCTGTTGAAAAAGCTTTCTCTCGATGTGCCGGAGACGGTCGCGATGGTTTCCCAGATGAATCAATGCTTGCCGGAAGACGAACAGCTGCCCCGATCTCTTTATCGCGAGGAAGCGCTGATCGACCATTTGCTTACGCGGCTTTCCGTGCTGAAGGAGGGCTAG
- a CDS encoding energy-coupling factor transporter transmembrane component T produces MLQNIAIGQYVPGQSFIHRTDPRSKLLFIILFATLVFLANNTVTYAVLVAFTLLVGLLSRLSIGYILKSLKPVWILILLTVILQIFMTKGGTVYYQWGSFTIEEEGVRQAIFISLRLGLLVLISSLLTLTTSPIDLTEGLERLLGPFGRIGVPVHEIALMMSIAIRFIPTLMEETDKIIKAQTARGADFSSGNLVRRAKNLVPIAIPLFISAFRRAEELALAMEARGYRGGVGRTRLNKLVFSWRDGCVAAAGVLLMLVIGWWRS; encoded by the coding sequence ATGCTGCAAAATATTGCGATAGGGCAATACGTGCCGGGACAGTCCTTTATCCATCGGACCGATCCGCGGAGCAAGCTGCTCTTTATCATCCTTTTTGCGACATTGGTATTTTTGGCGAACAATACGGTGACCTACGCGGTTCTTGTTGCCTTTACCCTGCTGGTCGGGCTGCTCTCCCGCCTTTCCATCGGCTATATCTTGAAAAGCTTGAAGCCTGTATGGATCCTGATCCTGTTAACCGTGATTCTGCAGATTTTCATGACAAAGGGCGGGACCGTGTACTACCAGTGGGGCAGCTTCACGATCGAAGAAGAGGGTGTGCGGCAAGCCATCTTTATTTCCTTGCGTTTGGGGCTGCTCGTGCTGATCAGCTCTCTATTGACCCTCACGACCTCTCCGATCGATTTGACGGAAGGGCTCGAACGCTTGCTGGGGCCGTTTGGGCGCATTGGCGTACCCGTGCATGAGATTGCGCTTATGATGTCTATCGCGATCCGCTTTATTCCGACGCTCATGGAGGAGACGGACAAGATCATCAAGGCGCAGACAGCCAGAGGCGCCGATTTTAGCAGCGGCAACCTCGTGCGACGTGCGAAAAATTTGGTTCCAATCGCGATCCCGCTGTTTATCAGTGCCTTCCGCCGAGCCGAAGAGCTGGCATTGGCCATGGAGGCTCGAGGCTATCGGGGTGGCGTGGGGAGGACGCGGCTGAACAAGCTGGTCTTCTCCTGGAGAGATGGCTGTGTGGCGGCCGCAGGGGTGCTTCTGATGCTGGTGATAGGATGGTGGCGGTCTTGA
- the truA gene encoding tRNA pseudouridine(38-40) synthase TruA, with translation MVAVLRRLKCVVAYDGTDFSGFQVQPDQVTVQGEIEAALQRITGEEIQIVGSGRTDAGVHARGQVIHFDTASSIPLEKWGLVLNNQLPDAIVVRSVEEAESTFHARFDVQIKEYRYCIDNNPVADVFRHRYADHVRFPLDVEAMQRAARHLVGEHDFTSFCSAKTYVEDKVRTVYDLKVEREGREVWVTCRGNGFLYNMVRIIVGTLVEVGQGKRLPDELVDILAARDRERAGKTAPAKGLTMWEVVY, from the coding sequence ATGGTGGCGGTCTTGAGAAGGCTCAAATGCGTCGTAGCCTACGACGGGACTGATTTCAGCGGCTTTCAGGTGCAGCCGGACCAAGTGACGGTGCAGGGAGAGATTGAAGCCGCCTTGCAACGGATCACGGGAGAAGAGATTCAGATCGTCGGTTCAGGCCGGACCGATGCCGGCGTGCATGCGCGCGGGCAGGTGATTCACTTCGATACGGCCAGCAGCATTCCCCTGGAAAAATGGGGACTCGTGCTGAACAATCAGCTGCCGGATGCCATTGTCGTCCGGTCGGTAGAGGAAGCCGAATCGACCTTCCATGCCCGTTTTGACGTCCAGATCAAGGAATACCGCTATTGTATCGACAACAATCCTGTAGCAGACGTCTTTCGCCACCGCTATGCGGATCACGTGCGCTTTCCGCTGGATGTGGAGGCCATGCAAAGGGCTGCCCGCCATTTGGTTGGGGAGCATGACTTTACGTCCTTTTGCTCCGCCAAGACATACGTGGAAGACAAGGTACGCACCGTCTACGATTTGAAGGTGGAGCGTGAGGGAAGAGAAGTATGGGTGACGTGCCGAGGCAACGGCTTTTTGTACAACATGGTGCGGATCATTGTGGGAACATTGGTGGAAGTCGGACAAGGCAAGCGACTGCCTGACGAGCTGGTGGACATTCTGGCTGCACGAGATCGGGAAAGGGCCGGAAAGACAGCGCCGGCCAAAGGTCTGACGATGTGGGAAGTCGTCTATTGA
- the map gene encoding type I methionyl aminopeptidase — MIILKSKAELEVMREAGRIVALTHQELAKAIKPGVTTKQLDEIAETFIRSMGAIPSFKGYGGFPGSICASVNEELVHGIPGKRTLQEGDIISLDIGAQFQGFHGDSAWTYPVGTISTENQNLLRVTEESLYKGLEKAVPGARLSDISHAIQVHAEAAGFTLVREYVGHGIGQNLHEDPQVPNYGPPDRGPRLKPGMVLAIEPMVNAGERYVRTLEDNWTVVTVDRKTCAHFEHTIAITEDGYEIFTRA; from the coding sequence ATGATTATCCTGAAGTCGAAAGCAGAGCTTGAGGTTATGCGCGAAGCTGGTCGTATCGTCGCACTCACCCATCAAGAACTGGCCAAGGCGATCAAGCCTGGTGTCACGACGAAGCAATTGGACGAAATTGCCGAGACGTTTATCCGTAGCATGGGAGCAATTCCATCGTTTAAAGGCTACGGTGGCTTTCCAGGAAGTATCTGTGCTTCAGTCAATGAAGAACTCGTACACGGGATCCCAGGAAAACGTACGTTGCAAGAAGGAGACATCATCAGTTTGGACATTGGTGCCCAGTTTCAGGGCTTCCATGGAGACTCCGCTTGGACGTATCCGGTTGGCACGATTTCCACAGAAAATCAGAATCTCTTGCGAGTGACAGAAGAGTCGCTGTACAAGGGGCTTGAAAAAGCCGTACCGGGTGCACGGTTGTCTGATATCTCTCATGCGATTCAGGTTCATGCAGAAGCTGCCGGCTTCACTCTCGTTCGCGAGTATGTGGGGCATGGGATTGGGCAAAACTTGCACGAAGATCCGCAGGTTCCGAACTACGGGCCTCCCGATCGAGGTCCACGGTTGAAACCGGGCATGGTGTTGGCAATTGAGCCAATGGTAAATGCCGGCGAACGTTATGTCCGCACATTGGAGGACAATTGGACGGTAGTAACAGTGGATCGGAAAACATGTGCTCATTTTGAACACACCATCGCGATTACGGAAGATGGCTATGAGATTTTTACACGGGCGTAA
- the rpmJ gene encoding 50S ribosomal protein L36: MKVRPSVKPICEKCKVIRRKGNVMVICENPKHKQKQG, from the coding sequence ATGAAAGTGAGACCTTCGGTTAAACCGATCTGCGAGAAATGCAAGGTTATCCGTCGTAAAGGTAACGTAATGGTTATTTGTGAAAATCCTAAGCATAAGCAAAAACAAGGGTAA
- a CDS encoding P-loop NTPase, which yields MLTKERVLEALRDVKDPEINRSLVELNMIRDIRIEGSTVSLTVVLTITGCPLKAKIEDDVIAAVRALGAEEVHLQFGAMTDEERAALSAQLRGNGGQTHNMAPGQAPLLNPILDKGSKTTFIAVTSGKGGVGKSTVTVNLAVSLARMGKKVGIIDADIYGFSVPDMMNIEQRPTVIGETILPVEKMNVKVMSMGFFVEDNSPIIWRGPMLGKMLRNFFSEVHWGEDLDYLLLDLPPGTGDMALDVHTMIPQSLEIVVTTPHATAAFVAARAGAMAKRTGHEILGVVENMAWYEAKDGSKEYVFGRGGGAKLAETLASELLAQIPLGQPENHPSEPDYTPSIYRENSPIGQIYMDMAKRVAEKCEAAIRE from the coding sequence ATGTTGACCAAAGAACGAGTTCTCGAAGCGCTGCGCGATGTAAAGGATCCCGAAATCAACCGCAGTCTGGTCGAACTGAATATGATTCGTGACATCCGGATCGAGGGAAGCACCGTGAGTCTGACGGTGGTCCTGACGATCACAGGCTGTCCGCTGAAAGCCAAGATTGAAGACGACGTCATCGCCGCCGTACGCGCACTGGGTGCCGAGGAAGTTCACCTGCAGTTCGGTGCCATGACGGACGAAGAGCGTGCGGCTCTCAGCGCTCAGCTCCGCGGAAACGGGGGGCAGACTCATAATATGGCACCCGGACAAGCACCTCTGCTCAACCCGATCCTGGACAAAGGCTCGAAGACCACCTTTATCGCGGTCACATCCGGAAAAGGCGGAGTAGGGAAGTCGACGGTGACCGTCAATCTGGCTGTCTCATTAGCGCGTATGGGTAAAAAGGTCGGGATCATCGATGCCGATATTTACGGCTTTAGCGTGCCGGATATGATGAACATCGAGCAACGTCCAACAGTCATCGGGGAGACGATTTTGCCTGTCGAGAAGATGAACGTGAAGGTTATGTCGATGGGCTTCTTCGTTGAGGACAATTCGCCGATTATTTGGCGCGGACCGATGCTGGGCAAGATGCTGCGCAATTTCTTCTCGGAAGTTCACTGGGGAGAAGATCTGGATTATCTGCTGCTGGACTTGCCTCCGGGAACAGGAGACATGGCGCTGGACGTTCATACGATGATTCCGCAAAGCTTGGAGATCGTCGTAACCACTCCTCATGCGACAGCAGCGTTTGTAGCGGCACGTGCCGGGGCAATGGCCAAGCGCACGGGTCACGAAATTCTCGGCGTCGTGGAGAACATGGCCTGGTATGAAGCCAAAGATGGTTCGAAGGAATACGTGTTTGGCCGTGGCGGCGGGGCCAAGCTTGCCGAGACGCTGGCCAGCGAGCTGTTGGCGCAGATCCCGCTCGGCCAGCCGGAAAATCATCCATCCGAGCCGGATTACACACCATCGATTTATCGCGAAAACTCGCCGATTGGACAAATCTATATGGACATGGCCAAACGCGTGGCTGAAAAATGCGAAGCGGCCATTCGGGAATAG
- a CDS encoding DNA-directed RNA polymerase subunit alpha, which yields MIEIEKPKIEVVEVSDDNSYGKFVVEPLERGYGTTLGNSLRRILLSSLPGAAVRTVQIDGVLHEFSTVEGVVEDVTEIILNIKGLALKIHSDEEKVIEIDAEGEGVVKAGDIRADSDVEVLNPDLHIATLANGGRLHIRMTAGRGRGYVQSDGNKSEDLPIGVIPIDSIYTPIKRVNYQVENTRVGQMTNYDKLTLEVWANGSISPEEAVSLGAKIMTEHLNLFVGLTDEAKDAEIMVEKEEDKKEKVLEMTIEELDLSVRSYNCLKRAGINTVQELTQKTEEDMMKVRNLGRKSLEEVQEKLAELGLSLRSDD from the coding sequence ATGATAGAAATAGAAAAACCGAAAATCGAGGTTGTGGAAGTTAGCGACGACAACTCGTATGGTAAGTTTGTGGTAGAACCTCTGGAGCGTGGCTACGGTACTACCCTCGGCAACTCGCTTCGACGGATTCTCCTTTCGTCCTTGCCAGGCGCAGCAGTTCGTACCGTGCAAATCGACGGGGTTCTTCACGAATTCTCTACGGTTGAAGGCGTCGTTGAAGATGTAACCGAGATCATCCTGAACATCAAAGGCTTGGCGCTGAAGATCCATTCCGATGAAGAAAAAGTAATCGAGATCGATGCAGAAGGCGAAGGCGTTGTCAAAGCGGGGGATATCCGTGCTGACAGTGATGTGGAGGTCTTAAACCCTGATCTTCATATTGCAACGTTGGCCAATGGCGGCCGTCTGCACATCCGCATGACAGCTGGACGTGGTCGTGGTTATGTTCAATCTGATGGAAACAAATCGGAAGACCTGCCAATTGGTGTGATTCCGATCGATTCGATCTACACGCCGATCAAGCGCGTCAACTATCAAGTGGAAAACACCCGTGTAGGGCAAATGACCAACTATGACAAGTTGACCCTTGAGGTTTGGGCAAACGGCAGCATTAGTCCGGAAGAAGCCGTGAGTCTCGGCGCCAAAATCATGACGGAGCACCTGAACCTGTTCGTCGGTCTGACCGATGAGGCGAAAGATGCGGAAATCATGGTGGAAAAGGAAGAAGACAAGAAAGAGAAAGTGCTCGAGATGACGATCGAAGAACTGGATCTTTCTGTTCGTTCCTACAACTGCTTGAAGCGTGCCGGCATCAACACCGTGCAAGAGCTCACGCAGAAGACCGAAGAGGACATGATGAAAGTGCGCAACCTGGGACGCAAATCTCTGGAAGAGGTACAAGAAAAGTTGGCTGAGTTGGGACTGTCCCTCCGCAGCGACGACTAG
- the rplQ gene encoding 50S ribosomal protein L17 produces MAYRKLGRRSDARKALFRDLVTDLIINERIETTEMKAKELRPIAEKMITLAKRGDLHARRQVAAFVRKEVANAEGRDAVQKLFDELAPRFKERNGGYTRILKAGPRRGDAAPMAYIEFV; encoded by the coding sequence ATGGCATACCGTAAATTGGGTCGTCGTAGCGATGCTCGTAAAGCGCTGTTCCGCGACTTGGTAACTGACCTGATCATCAACGAGCGCATCGAAACTACGGAGATGAAGGCGAAAGAACTGCGCCCAATCGCTGAAAAAATGATTACGCTCGCGAAACGTGGCGATCTGCACGCTCGTCGTCAAGTAGCTGCTTTTGTTCGTAAAGAAGTGGCAAACGCTGAAGGACGCGATGCAGTTCAAAAACTGTTCGATGAACTCGCTCCTCGTTTTAAAGAGCGCAACGGCGGATACACTCGTATCCTGAAAGCCGGCCCTCGCCGCGGCGACGCTGCTCCGATGGCGTACATCGAATTCGTGTAA
- the rpsI gene encoding 30S ribosomal protein S9 has protein sequence MAQVQYYGTGRRKHSVARVRLVPGEGRIVINKREMDTYFGLETLKLIVKQPLVLTETLGRYDVLVNVNGGGTTGQAGAIRHGVARALLKADPELRGALKRAGFLTRDPRMKERKKYGLKAARRAPQFSKR, from the coding sequence GTGGCACAAGTACAATACTACGGTACAGGTCGTCGTAAGCACTCCGTAGCACGCGTTCGCCTGGTTCCAGGTGAAGGTCGCATTGTGATCAACAAGCGTGAAATGGACACTTACTTTGGTTTGGAAACACTGAAATTGATCGTAAAACAACCACTCGTTCTGACTGAGACTCTCGGTCGTTACGATGTGCTTGTCAACGTAAACGGCGGCGGAACCACTGGTCAAGCTGGTGCAATCCGTCACGGCGTTGCTCGCGCTCTGCTGAAAGCAGATCCGGAACTGCGCGGCGCTCTGAAACGCGCTGGCTTCCTGACTCGCGACCCTCGTATGAAAGAGCGTAAAAAATACGGCTTGAAAGCAGCTCGTCGCGCACCTCAATTCTCCAAGCGCTAA
- the rpsM gene encoding 30S ribosomal protein S13, with protein MARIAGVDLPREKRVEVALTYIFGIGRPTSQKILSATGVDVNTRVRDLTEDEVAKLREYIDKTVKVEGDLRREISLNIKRLMEIGCFRGIRHRRGLPVRGQRTKTNARTRKGPRRTVANKKK; from the coding sequence ATGGCACGTATTGCAGGCGTTGACTTGCCGCGTGAAAAACGCGTTGAAGTCGCTCTTACCTACATCTTTGGTATTGGCCGCCCCACGTCTCAAAAAATTCTGTCCGCCACTGGCGTAGATGTGAACACTCGCGTTCGTGATCTGACAGAAGACGAAGTTGCAAAACTTCGTGAGTACATCGACAAAACCGTGAAGGTGGAAGGCGATCTCCGCCGTGAGATTTCCTTGAACATCAAGCGCCTGATGGAAATCGGCTGCTTCCGCGGTATCCGTCACCGTCGTGGACTCCCTGTTCGCGGTCAACGTACTAAAACAAATGCTCGTACGCGCAAAGGCCCACGCCGTACAGTAGCAAACAAGAAGAAGTAA
- the gerD gene encoding spore germination lipoprotein GerD, producing MRKKSMTIGLISIVCLVVTACSSGGQAQGSSQPDYKSVKDMVLDILQTDEAKSSMEKMMKDESFKQKIMVDDSTVRTTLIQSLTNPNSTHIKEAFKDPKFASTLAKSMKTEQKDLMKDLMKDPEYQKDLVTLMKDPEFEKNLLDLMKSSAYRQQTMQIMKESLQSPMFQEEMMKLMTKAQEEMTKPKEMKTKGKKGKEKGGGKTGGASGGGGGSGSSSH from the coding sequence ATGAGAAAAAAGTCAATGACCATTGGACTGATTTCGATCGTCTGTCTGGTTGTGACTGCATGCTCAAGCGGCGGACAAGCGCAAGGCTCGTCTCAGCCTGATTACAAAAGCGTAAAAGACATGGTGCTGGACATTTTGCAGACGGACGAAGCAAAGTCATCAATGGAAAAAATGATGAAAGATGAAAGCTTTAAACAAAAAATCATGGTGGATGATTCGACCGTCCGGACTACCTTAATCCAAAGCTTAACCAATCCGAACAGCACACATATTAAAGAAGCCTTCAAAGATCCGAAATTCGCCAGCACGTTGGCGAAATCCATGAAAACGGAACAAAAGGATCTGATGAAAGATCTCATGAAAGACCCGGAATACCAAAAGGACCTTGTCACCCTTATGAAGGACCCCGAGTTCGAGAAAAATTTGCTGGATCTCATGAAAAGCTCGGCGTACCGTCAACAAACCATGCAAATCATGAAAGAGTCCTTGCAAAGCCCGATGTTCCAGGAAGAAATGATGAAGCTCATGACCAAAGCCCAGGAAGAAATGACCAAGCCAAAGGAAATGAAAACGAAAGGGAAAAAAGGAAAGGAAAAGGGCGGAGGCAAAACCGGAGGAGCGAGCGGTGGCGGCGGTGGCAGCGGCAGCAGCTCTCATTAA
- the cwlD gene encoding N-acetylmuramoyl-L-alanine amidase CwlD encodes MTRKGIGWILAFALLVLLFTYETPDRSSWTAWSLPLAGTVIAIDAGHGGKDGGATSASGDVVEKDVTLAISMYLRDFLQQSGAFVIMTREEDKDLASPEADAKRKRKSEDIRNRVKLVNDSAPDFLISIHVNSIPSQKWSGAQTFYSPTFKKSEEMAYLIQDEIKRVIGNTKRVPSKTNSVFLIREVTAPAVLVEVGFVSNTDEAKRLQSVDYQKAMANAIYQGILRQYAGEKVPVTP; translated from the coding sequence GTGACAAGAAAAGGGATAGGCTGGATATTGGCTTTCGCTTTATTGGTGCTGTTGTTCACCTACGAGACGCCTGATCGCTCCTCCTGGACTGCGTGGTCGCTTCCGCTGGCGGGGACAGTGATCGCCATTGATGCCGGACATGGCGGGAAGGACGGCGGCGCCACATCGGCTTCGGGTGACGTGGTAGAGAAAGACGTGACGCTGGCGATCAGCATGTATTTACGGGACTTTCTGCAACAGTCAGGCGCTTTTGTCATTATGACGAGGGAAGAGGACAAGGATTTGGCTTCGCCTGAGGCGGATGCCAAGCGCAAACGAAAGTCAGAGGATATACGCAATCGGGTCAAGCTGGTCAACGATAGTGCGCCGGACTTTCTCATCAGCATTCACGTCAACTCGATCCCGTCACAGAAATGGTCGGGGGCCCAAACATTTTACTCGCCGACATTCAAGAAGAGTGAAGAGATGGCATATCTCATCCAGGATGAGATCAAACGTGTCATCGGCAATACCAAGCGGGTGCCGAGCAAGACAAACAGCGTCTTTCTCATTCGCGAGGTAACGGCCCCTGCAGTCTTGGTGGAGGTCGGATTTGTGAGCAATACGGATGAGGCAAAAAGACTGCAGTCTGTCGATTACCAGAAAGCGATGGCCAATGCGATTTACCAGGGAATACTTCGCCAGTACGCCGGTGAAAAGGTACCAGTTACACCTTGA
- a CDS encoding energy-coupling factor transporter ATPase, with translation MNEESLLAFRDVSFSYDGDEGQRVPVLKSVDLTFEKGSFVSVLGHNGSGKSTLAKLMNALLLPEDGVVLVSGFDTKDGEVLWEIRRHVGMVFQNPDNQIVGATVEDDVAFGLENMGVDPQEMRRRIDDALQSVGMEKYLLAQPHRLSGGQKQRVAIAGIMAMRPSVIILDEATAMLDPQGRQEVMLLARRLNQEEGITIINITHFPEEAVYSDRVTVMNAGEVLMEGSPQEVFSQVDRLWAAGLDVPFAVRVRHALAAKGIDLPFVLHQEELVEHVCRLLLTK, from the coding sequence ATGAATGAGGAGAGCTTGCTGGCATTTCGCGATGTATCCTTTTCGTACGACGGTGACGAGGGTCAGCGGGTACCGGTCCTCAAAAGCGTGGACCTGACGTTTGAAAAAGGCTCGTTTGTTTCCGTGCTCGGGCACAATGGATCGGGCAAATCTACGCTGGCAAAGCTGATGAACGCCCTGCTATTGCCGGAGGATGGCGTGGTACTGGTCAGCGGTTTCGATACCAAAGACGGAGAAGTGCTGTGGGAAATCCGCCGCCACGTCGGGATGGTCTTTCAAAACCCGGACAACCAGATTGTCGGAGCCACGGTCGAGGATGATGTGGCGTTTGGCCTGGAAAACATGGGGGTAGACCCGCAGGAGATGCGCAGACGGATTGACGATGCGTTGCAGTCTGTCGGCATGGAGAAGTATTTGCTGGCACAGCCGCATCGCTTGTCCGGAGGGCAGAAGCAGCGGGTAGCCATCGCGGGCATCATGGCGATGAGACCGTCTGTAATCATCTTGGATGAGGCGACAGCCATGCTCGATCCGCAGGGCAGACAGGAAGTCATGCTCCTCGCACGCCGTCTCAATCAAGAAGAGGGCATCACAATCATCAACATTACCCATTTTCCCGAAGAGGCGGTCTACTCCGATCGGGTGACGGTTATGAATGCGGGAGAAGTCCTGATGGAGGGTTCGCCGCAGGAAGTATTCAGTCAGGTGGATCGGCTTTGGGCGGCTGGGCTGGACGTTCCATTCGCAGTGCGGGTGCGTCATGCTTTGGCAGCCAAAGGAATCGATCTACCATTTGTACTGCACCAAGAGGAGCTGGTGGAGCACGTATGCAGATTACTTTTGACCAAGTAA
- the infA gene encoding translation initiation factor IF-1, whose translation MAKDDVIEVEGTVIEPLPNAMFRVELENGHKILAHVSGKIRMHFIRILPGDKVTVELSPYDLTRGRITYRYK comes from the coding sequence ATGGCAAAAGATGATGTAATTGAGGTGGAAGGTACGGTAATCGAGCCTTTGCCGAATGCTATGTTTCGGGTAGAATTGGAGAATGGACACAAGATCCTTGCTCACGTCTCCGGAAAAATCCGCATGCACTTTATCCGTATCCTGCCTGGGGATAAAGTAACTGTTGAACTGTCGCCGTACGACTTGACCCGCGGTCGTATTACGTACCGCTATAAATAG
- the rpsK gene encoding 30S ribosomal protein S11: MAKRKQATATRTRRRDRKNVEVGVAHIRSTFNNTIVTITDPHGNAISWSSAGALGFKGSRKSTPFAAQMAAEAAARVAMEHGMRSCEVSVKGPGAGREAAIRSLQAAGLEVNMIKDVTPIPHNGCRPPKRRRV; encoded by the coding sequence ATGGCGAAAAGAAAACAGGCTACAGCTACTCGTACCCGTCGTCGCGATCGCAAAAATGTGGAAGTCGGCGTAGCACACATCCGCTCCACGTTTAACAACACGATCGTAACCATCACCGATCCACACGGAAATGCGATCTCTTGGTCCAGTGCTGGTGCCCTCGGCTTCAAGGGCTCCCGCAAAAGCACTCCGTTTGCTGCGCAAATGGCTGCTGAAGCGGCTGCTCGTGTGGCAATGGAGCACGGCATGCGCTCTTGCGAAGTGTCCGTAAAAGGACCGGGCGCTGGTCGTGAAGCTGCGATCCGTTCCCTGCAAGCCGCTGGTCTTGAAGTGAACATGATCAAAGACGTGACGCCAATTCCGCACAACGGTTGCCGTCCACCAAAACGTCGCCGCGTGTAA